From a region of the Vidua macroura isolate BioBank_ID:100142 chromosome 3, ASM2450914v1, whole genome shotgun sequence genome:
- the LOC128804836 gene encoding acrosin-like isoform X1, with the protein MNWLGLLILLIMAGLAQSIQYTCRGSCGLRAVPSVYHPTTNYYSDAAYDSSMTRIVGGTGALPGAWPWMVSIQHPWIPGLKHLCGGSLISTQWVLTAAHCFDEVTNISLLYVVIGATQLTQSGRGAQVHHVKQVLMHQYYNPDDMSYDIALMELDHPVQCSPYIQLACVADPTLRVSELQNCWVAGWGSTAARGQKSSDHLQEAKVQLINVQLCNSTFWYSGKIHPYNLCAGYPQGNIDTCQGDSGGPLMCQEKNSDYWWVIGITSWGRGCARARRPGIYISTQYFYDWILFHMNLSPDASSSPTSRACSHFLITSHPWSHYITTPQPSQKPWPRPTPSPKPTPVPTLGKVDSCPFPIKILVEFFTQVKELLQQTFGQNTS; encoded by the exons ATGAATTGGCTCGGCCTCCTCATCCTGCTGATCatggctgggctggcacagagcatCCAGTACACTTGCAG AGGGAGCTGCGGGCTCCGAGCTGTGCCATCTGTCTACCACCCCACAACTAATTACTACAGCGACGCGGCTTATGACTCCAGCATGACACGCATCGTGGGTGGCACAGGTGCCCTGCCAGGGGCCTGGCCCTGGATGGTCAGCATCCAGCACCCCTGGATACCAGGCCTGAAGCATCTGTGTGGAGGGTCCCTCATCAGCACACAGTGGGTCCTCACAGCAGCCCACTGCTTCGACGAGGTCAC TAACATCAGTCTGCTGTACGTGGTGATTGGTGCCACACAGTTGACTCAGTCCGGCCGTGGGGCACAAGTGCACCATGTCAAGCAGGTGCTGATGCACCAGTACTACAACCCTGATGACATGAGCTATGATATTGCCCTGATGGAATTGGACCATCCTGTCCAGTGCAGCCCCTACATCCAGCTGGCCTGTGTGGCTGACCCCACCCTAAGAGTCTCAGAGCTGCAGAACTGCTGGGTGGCTGGCTGGGGTTCCACTGCTGCAAGAG GTCAAAAATCAAGTGATCACCTCCAGGAGGCCAAGGTCCAGCTCATCAATGTCCAGCTCTGCAACAGCACCTTCTGGTACTCAGGGAAAATCCACCCCTACAACTTGTGTGCTGGTTACCCTCAGGGCAACATTGACACCTGCCAG ggtgaCAGCGGTGGTCCTCTCATGTGCCAAGAGAAAAACAGTGACTACTGGTGGGTCATCGGAATAACCAGCTGGGGAagaggctgtgccagagcaAGGCGTCCTGGAATCTACATCTCCACTCAGTACTTCTATGACTGGATCCTATTCCACATGAACCTGAGCCCAGATGCAAGTTCCTCTCCAACATCACGGGCATGTAGTCATTTTTTGATCACTTCACACCCCTGGAGTCATTATATTACCACCCCACAACCCTCTCAGAAGCCATGGCCAAGACCAACTCCCTCTCCAAAACCAACTCCAGTACCAACATTAGGCAAAGTAGACTCCTGTCCATTTCCCATCAAGATTCTGGTGGAATTCTTTACTCAAGTGAAGGAACTCCTCCAGCAGACCTTTGGTCAAAACACATCTtga
- the LOC128804836 gene encoding acrosin-like isoform X2, translating into MTRIVGGTGALPGAWPWMVSIQHPWIPGLKHLCGGSLISTQWVLTAAHCFDEVTNISLLYVVIGATQLTQSGRGAQVHHVKQVLMHQYYNPDDMSYDIALMELDHPVQCSPYIQLACVADPTLRVSELQNCWVAGWGSTAARGQKSSDHLQEAKVQLINVQLCNSTFWYSGKIHPYNLCAGYPQGNIDTCQGDSGGPLMCQEKNSDYWWVIGITSWGRGCARARRPGIYISTQYFYDWILFHMNLSPDASSSPTSRACSHFLITSHPWSHYITTPQPSQKPWPRPTPSPKPTPVPTLGKVDSCPFPIKILVEFFTQVKELLQQTFGQNTS; encoded by the exons ATGACACGCATCGTGGGTGGCACAGGTGCCCTGCCAGGGGCCTGGCCCTGGATGGTCAGCATCCAGCACCCCTGGATACCAGGCCTGAAGCATCTGTGTGGAGGGTCCCTCATCAGCACACAGTGGGTCCTCACAGCAGCCCACTGCTTCGACGAGGTCAC TAACATCAGTCTGCTGTACGTGGTGATTGGTGCCACACAGTTGACTCAGTCCGGCCGTGGGGCACAAGTGCACCATGTCAAGCAGGTGCTGATGCACCAGTACTACAACCCTGATGACATGAGCTATGATATTGCCCTGATGGAATTGGACCATCCTGTCCAGTGCAGCCCCTACATCCAGCTGGCCTGTGTGGCTGACCCCACCCTAAGAGTCTCAGAGCTGCAGAACTGCTGGGTGGCTGGCTGGGGTTCCACTGCTGCAAGAG GTCAAAAATCAAGTGATCACCTCCAGGAGGCCAAGGTCCAGCTCATCAATGTCCAGCTCTGCAACAGCACCTTCTGGTACTCAGGGAAAATCCACCCCTACAACTTGTGTGCTGGTTACCCTCAGGGCAACATTGACACCTGCCAG ggtgaCAGCGGTGGTCCTCTCATGTGCCAAGAGAAAAACAGTGACTACTGGTGGGTCATCGGAATAACCAGCTGGGGAagaggctgtgccagagcaAGGCGTCCTGGAATCTACATCTCCACTCAGTACTTCTATGACTGGATCCTATTCCACATGAACCTGAGCCCAGATGCAAGTTCCTCTCCAACATCACGGGCATGTAGTCATTTTTTGATCACTTCACACCCCTGGAGTCATTATATTACCACCCCACAACCCTCTCAGAAGCCATGGCCAAGACCAACTCCCTCTCCAAAACCAACTCCAGTACCAACATTAGGCAAAGTAGACTCCTGTCCATTTCCCATCAAGATTCTGGTGGAATTCTTTACTCAAGTGAAGGAACTCCTCCAGCAGACCTTTGGTCAAAACACATCTtga